One Flagellimonas sp. CMM7 genomic region harbors:
- the rpoN gene encoding RNA polymerase factor sigma-54 — protein MLKQHLQFKLSQKLSPQQIQLMKLIQLPTQAFEQRLKQELEENPALESGKAESETMDEGFEDTYDDSADSETIAAEEINIDDYLSDDEIPDYRTQTSNYSPDDDEKSIPYASGTSFNQYLINQLNTVYLDDEEWAIAEFLVGSVDESGYIRRPLSDIMDDLAFTQNIYVEENKINSVLKMVQELDPPGVAARSLGECLIIQLKRKEKNPAVELAISILEKSFEQFTKKHYSKLLQKHHINEDQLKDAISEIEKLNPKPGGSYAGNTRIIEHIVPDFSIKIVEGELELTLNGRNAPELHVSRDYNNMLEGYKNSKEKSKSQKDTVLFIKQKLDAAKWFIDAIKQRQQTLYITMSTIMNYQKDYFLSGDERKLRPMILKDIADQIHMDVSTVSRVANSKYVDTPYGTKLIKEYFSESMKNEQGEDVSTKEIKKILETVIGEELKKKPLTDDKLAKILKERGYPIARRTVAKYREQLGIPVARLRKQI, from the coding sequence ATGCTAAAACAACATCTACAGTTTAAGCTTTCCCAAAAGTTGTCTCCGCAGCAGATACAACTTATGAAGCTAATTCAGCTGCCTACACAGGCTTTTGAACAACGCTTAAAACAAGAACTCGAGGAAAATCCTGCTCTGGAGAGTGGAAAAGCCGAAAGTGAAACCATGGATGAAGGTTTTGAGGATACTTACGATGATAGTGCTGATAGCGAGACCATTGCAGCAGAAGAAATCAATATTGATGATTATTTAAGTGACGATGAGATTCCCGACTATAGAACACAGACAAGCAACTATAGTCCAGACGATGATGAAAAAAGTATTCCGTATGCTTCTGGAACTTCTTTTAACCAATACTTGATCAACCAACTTAATACGGTTTATCTAGATGATGAAGAGTGGGCCATTGCAGAGTTTTTGGTGGGCAGTGTAGATGAAAGTGGTTATATACGCAGACCGCTTTCCGATATTATGGATGATCTTGCTTTTACCCAGAATATTTATGTTGAGGAAAATAAGATTAATAGTGTCCTTAAAATGGTTCAGGAATTGGACCCGCCAGGAGTAGCTGCCAGATCACTGGGGGAATGCCTTATTATTCAGCTGAAGCGTAAGGAGAAAAATCCAGCTGTTGAACTTGCCATTTCCATTCTGGAAAAATCTTTCGAGCAATTCACTAAAAAACATTATTCCAAATTACTTCAAAAGCATCATATTAATGAAGATCAACTTAAAGATGCTATTTCAGAAATTGAAAAACTGAACCCTAAACCCGGGGGGTCTTATGCTGGTAACACAAGAATCATTGAACATATTGTTCCTGATTTCTCCATTAAGATAGTTGAAGGTGAATTGGAATTAACCCTAAACGGTAGAAACGCCCCTGAACTTCATGTTTCTAGAGATTACAACAATATGTTGGAAGGGTATAAAAATTCTAAGGAGAAATCAAAATCCCAAAAAGATACCGTTCTCTTTATAAAACAAAAATTAGATGCGGCAAAGTGGTTCATAGATGCTATTAAACAACGTCAGCAGACCTTGTACATAACCATGAGCACCATCATGAACTATCAGAAAGATTATTTTTTAAGTGGTGATGAACGCAAGCTACGCCCTATGATCTTAAAGGACATTGCTGATCAGATACATATGGATGTCTCCACAGTGTCAAGAGTTGCCAATAGTAAATATGTTGATACGCCTTACGGAACAAAATTGATTAAGGAGTACTTTTCTGAGTCTATGAAGAATGAACAAGGAGAAGACGTATCAACAAAAGAAATTAAAAAGATACTGGAAACTGTTATTGGAGAAGAGCTAAAGAAAAAACCTTTAACGGACGATAAACTGGCAAAAATTCTGAAAGAACGAGGCTATCCAATTGCAAGACGAACTGTTGCTAAATATAGAGAGCAATTGGGAATCCCAGTGGCTAGGCTAAGAAAGCAAATTTAA
- a CDS encoding TatD family hydrolase has protein sequence MVITDTHTHLYSEAFDEDRDAMIKTAIEAGVKRFFIPAIDSAYTQAMLDLEAAYPENVHLMMGLHPTSVKENYEEELVHVEKMLSERNFCAVGEIGIDLYWDKSFLRQQQDAFVRQIQLAKKYQLPIVIHCRESFDEIFEILEQEKAEDLHGIFHCFTGTLEHAHKAISYNMKLGIGGVVTFKNGKIDTFLNEVDLQHIVLETDSPYLAPVPYRGKRNESSYIIKVLEKLALVYGIDQEEIASVTTNNSKKVFGI, from the coding sequence ATGGTTATAACAGATACGCATACACATTTATACAGCGAAGCTTTTGATGAAGATCGTGATGCAATGATAAAAACAGCTATAGAAGCTGGCGTAAAGCGCTTTTTTATTCCTGCAATAGATTCCGCCTATACCCAAGCTATGCTGGACTTGGAGGCTGCGTATCCAGAAAACGTTCATTTAATGATGGGGCTTCATCCTACTTCTGTAAAAGAAAACTATGAAGAGGAGTTGGTCCATGTGGAGAAGATGCTTTCAGAAAGAAATTTTTGTGCCGTTGGGGAAATTGGGATTGATCTCTATTGGGACAAAAGCTTTTTAAGGCAACAACAAGATGCTTTTGTACGTCAGATTCAACTTGCAAAAAAGTATCAGCTTCCCATTGTAATTCACTGCCGGGAATCTTTTGATGAAATCTTTGAGATTTTGGAACAGGAAAAAGCAGAAGATCTCCATGGAATTTTTCATTGTTTTACGGGTACTTTGGAGCACGCCCATAAAGCTATATCATATAATATGAAATTGGGGATAGGTGGAGTGGTCACTTTTAAAAATGGAAAAATTGATACATTTTTAAATGAAGTGGATTTGCAACACATTGTTTTAGAAACAGATTCGCCTTATTTAGCGCCGGTTCCATACAGGGGAAAGCGGAACGAAAGCTCCTATATAATTAAGGTATTGGAAAAACTTGCTTTGGTGTATGGTATAGATCAAGAGGAGATTGCTTCAGTAACAACGAATAATTCCAAAAAGGTTTTTGGTATTTAG
- a CDS encoding asparaginase gives MKNKTNILLIYTGGTIGMIKDYKTGALKAFNFDELVGNIPELNQLDCSIKGISFEEPIDSSNMNPDHWATIASMIEDNYKLYDGFVVLHGSDTMSYSASALSFMLENLSKPVIFTGSQLPIGDLRTDAKENLITSIQIAALKEKGRPVVQEVGLYFEYKLYRANRTTKINAEHFEAFASLNHPPLVESGVHLKVHDSYLAKRHHKGKILRVHKRMDDNIVVLKLFPGLNRSVLTGILHIPGLKAVILETYGAGNAPMDDWFLNELREAIARGLHIINVTQCSGGGVSMGHYETSEKLKEMQLINGKDITTEAAITKAMYLLGSNISGKLFKTIFETSLRGEMH, from the coding sequence ATGAAAAACAAAACAAATATTCTGCTCATTTATACCGGAGGTACCATCGGTATGATAAAGGATTATAAAACGGGAGCATTAAAAGCCTTTAATTTTGATGAGTTGGTTGGAAATATTCCAGAACTCAACCAATTGGATTGCAGTATAAAGGGAATATCTTTTGAAGAACCAATAGATTCTTCTAACATGAATCCCGATCATTGGGCAACAATAGCATCAATGATTGAAGATAATTATAAACTTTATGATGGTTTTGTGGTGCTGCACGGAAGTGATACCATGAGCTATTCGGCCTCTGCTTTGAGTTTTATGTTGGAAAATCTTTCAAAACCGGTAATCTTTACGGGATCTCAGCTTCCCATTGGGGATTTACGGACTGATGCGAAAGAGAATTTGATCACATCCATTCAAATAGCTGCACTAAAAGAAAAGGGAAGGCCAGTTGTGCAAGAAGTAGGGCTATATTTTGAATATAAATTGTATCGGGCAAATAGAACAACCAAAATTAATGCAGAACATTTTGAAGCTTTTGCTTCTCTAAACCACCCGCCATTAGTTGAATCAGGGGTGCATTTAAAAGTTCATGATTCATACCTTGCTAAAAGACATCATAAAGGAAAAATCTTACGAGTCCATAAGAGAATGGATGATAATATAGTGGTATTAAAGCTTTTTCCAGGTCTTAATAGGTCTGTGCTAACGGGCATTTTACATATACCTGGGTTAAAAGCGGTAATATTAGAAACCTATGGAGCTGGAAATGCGCCAATGGATGATTGGTTTCTAAATGAACTGAGGGAAGCCATTGCCAGAGGGTTACATATTATTAATGTAACACAATGTTCTGGAGGTGGTGTTTCAATGGGACATTATGAGACCAGCGAAAAGCTAAAGGAGATGCAATTGATTAACGGAAAGGATATTACGACGGAAGCTGCTATAACAAAAGCTATGTATCTTTTGGGCAGTAATATTTCCGGTAAACTCTTTAAGACAATTTTTGAAACATCGCTCCGTGGTGAAATGCACTAA
- a CDS encoding retropepsin-like aspartic protease, protein MKSLKKFLFSKSYIRIPLVLTETNHFEIVAKINGVSGRFILDTGASNTCVGMDKIDFFKMVSEVSDIKAAGAGATEMETLVSSKNKIQIGDWKKKKQKIVLFDLVHVNEALTSHNALPVDGIIGGDVLKKGKAVIDYEKKCLYLKL, encoded by the coding sequence ATGAAATCCCTCAAAAAGTTTCTGTTCTCAAAAAGTTATATTCGTATCCCTTTGGTCTTGACAGAAACCAATCATTTTGAAATAGTGGCTAAAATCAATGGTGTTTCTGGTCGATTTATTCTAGATACTGGAGCTTCCAACACATGTGTTGGTATGGATAAAATTGATTTTTTTAAAATGGTTTCTGAAGTTTCTGATATTAAAGCAGCCGGGGCTGGAGCCACGGAAATGGAAACCTTGGTCTCTTCCAAAAACAAGATTCAGATTGGCGACTGGAAAAAGAAGAAGCAAAAAATTGTCTTGTTTGATTTGGTCCATGTCAATGAAGCACTTACTTCCCATAATGCATTACCTGTGGATGGCATTATAGGTGGTGATGTCCTTAAAAAAGGTAAGGCTGTTATTGATTACGAAAAAAAGTGTCTCTATTTAAAGCTCTAA
- the asnS gene encoding asparagine--tRNA ligase — translation MNSYSIKELLNKQPIGDTVEINGWVKTYRSNRFIALNDGSTIHNLQCVVDFENFDEDLLKQISTGAALKISGSLVESQGKGQSIEIQATDVFVHGTADPETYPIQPKKHSLEFLREKAHLRVRTNTFSAVMRVRSALSFAVHSYFQQNGFYYMHAPIITGSDAEGAGEMFRVSTLDPKNTPLNENGDVDHTTDFFGKETNLTVSGQLEAETYAMGLGKVYTFGPTFRAENSNTSRHLAEFWMIEPEMAFYDLDANMDLSEDFIKWILQYVLDNCKDDLEFLEKRLLDEEKSKPQNERSEMPLIEKLKFVVENNFKRVSYTEAIDILRNSKPNKKKKFQFPINEWGADLQSEHERFLVEKHFKCPVILFDYPANIKAFYMRLNEDEKTVRAMDVLFPGIGEIVGGSQREERLDVLQQKIKDLDIDEKELWWYLDLRRFGTAVHSGFGLGFERMVQFATGMGNIRDVIPYPRTPQNAEF, via the coding sequence ATGAATTCTTATTCTATAAAAGAACTGCTTAACAAACAACCTATTGGAGATACCGTTGAAATAAACGGATGGGTAAAAACATATAGAAGCAACCGATTTATTGCCTTGAACGATGGCTCGACCATACACAATTTGCAATGCGTTGTAGATTTTGAAAATTTTGATGAAGATTTGCTCAAACAAATCTCTACGGGTGCGGCTTTAAAAATTTCAGGAAGCCTTGTGGAAAGTCAAGGAAAAGGGCAAAGTATAGAAATTCAAGCAACTGATGTTTTTGTTCATGGCACCGCCGATCCAGAAACATATCCCATCCAACCCAAAAAGCATTCTTTAGAGTTTTTAAGGGAAAAAGCTCATCTTAGGGTGCGCACAAACACATTCTCAGCAGTTATGCGCGTTCGTTCTGCACTATCTTTTGCCGTTCACAGCTATTTTCAACAAAATGGTTTCTATTATATGCATGCTCCCATCATTACCGGCTCTGATGCCGAGGGTGCTGGTGAAATGTTTAGAGTAAGCACTTTGGACCCAAAAAATACACCTTTAAATGAAAATGGCGATGTAGATCATACAACCGATTTTTTTGGCAAGGAAACCAATCTTACCGTTTCCGGACAGTTGGAAGCCGAGACTTATGCCATGGGCCTAGGTAAGGTATATACTTTTGGACCAACATTTAGAGCTGAAAACTCCAATACTTCAAGGCATTTAGCTGAGTTTTGGATGATTGAACCTGAAATGGCTTTCTATGATTTGGATGCCAATATGGATCTTTCGGAAGATTTTATCAAATGGATATTGCAATATGTTCTGGACAATTGTAAGGATGATCTAGAGTTTCTTGAAAAACGACTTCTAGATGAAGAAAAATCCAAACCCCAAAACGAGAGGTCTGAAATGCCTCTTATAGAAAAGCTCAAGTTTGTTGTTGAGAATAATTTCAAGCGTGTATCCTATACGGAAGCAATTGATATTTTAAGAAATAGCAAACCCAACAAAAAGAAAAAATTCCAATTTCCAATTAATGAATGGGGAGCGGATTTACAAAGTGAGCATGAGCGTTTCTTGGTAGAAAAACACTTTAAGTGTCCTGTAATTCTTTTTGACTACCCTGCAAACATCAAGGCCTTTTATATGCGTTTAAATGAGGACGAAAAAACCGTACGCGCTATGGATGTGCTATTTCCAGGCATTGGAGAAATTGTTGGAGGATCACAACGTGAAGAGCGCTTAGATGTACTTCAACAAAAAATTAAAGATTTGGACATCGATGAAAAGGAACTTTGGTGGTATTTGGATTTAAGACGTTTTGGCACCGCTGTTCACAGTGGATTTGGCCTTGGTTTTGAACGTATGGTGCAATTTGCCACTGGAATGGGGAACATTAGGGACGTTATCCCTTACCCAAGAACCCCCCAGAATGCTGAGTTCTAA
- a CDS encoding RND family transporter, whose protein sequence is MVAKLTKGFWPKVARIILRNRILILLGVAAFTVFLGLQWKNMQFSNTEANILPDDHPATVQYNAFKNIFGEEGNAIVLAIRDSSLFTPSKFNRWNKLSKQLEAFPEIDFVVSTDNLKVLVKDDEKQEFIMEPFIKDSPKTKAEVEQLKNHLFEELPFYDNLIYNPKSGTIQTIAYLDKDIMNTAVRNEFILNDLAELVKNFEEETNLDVRVSGMPYIRTWNTKSIVDEIGIFIGAALLVTSIIFFFFFRSFRATLISMCVVIIGVMWAFGILGLFKYEITILTALIPPLIIVIGIPNCIFLINKYQQEVKKHGNQALSLQRVISKIGNATLMTNITTASGFATFIILDSDLLKEFGIVASINIIGIFILSLLIIPILYSFMPLPKNKHLKHLNKKWIDFFVDWMERMVRHHRIGVYITSVIVLILSIIGIYQIEITGSRIEDLPKDTHYFKDIRFFEEEFDGIMPMEIVVDTKRKNGAIKPATLKRIDQLGTVIEETPELSKPISLVNLVKYSKQAFYNGIPKYYQLPTSQENTFIMDVARKSSNDGNLLESFVDSTGQTARVTTFMRDVKIDRMEEIEQDMLQSIAKFFPKERYNVFMTGKALLFLKGTKYLVKNLLLSLALAIGLISLFMAYLFRSFRMIIISLVPNLLPLVITAGLMGYLGVPIKPSTILVFSIAFGISVDDTIHFLAKYRQELAANRWQIKKSVYAALRETGVSMFYTSIVLFFGFSVFIISSFGGTKALGGLVSATLLFAMLANLILLPSLLLSLERSIANKEVLKKPQIDILPKDEVNLKDK, encoded by the coding sequence ATGGTAGCTAAGCTCACTAAAGGATTTTGGCCTAAGGTCGCAAGAATTATACTTCGTAACAGAATCCTTATTCTACTTGGGGTTGCTGCTTTCACCGTTTTTTTAGGATTACAATGGAAAAACATGCAGTTTTCCAATACGGAAGCAAATATTCTTCCAGATGATCATCCGGCTACCGTTCAATACAATGCGTTTAAAAATATATTTGGAGAAGAAGGAAACGCCATAGTTCTTGCCATTAGGGATTCCTCTCTCTTTACACCAAGTAAATTTAATCGCTGGAACAAACTCAGCAAACAACTAGAAGCATTTCCAGAAATTGACTTTGTTGTATCTACAGACAATCTTAAGGTTTTGGTCAAAGATGATGAAAAGCAGGAATTTATCATGGAGCCTTTTATTAAGGATTCACCAAAAACCAAAGCTGAAGTAGAACAATTAAAAAATCACCTCTTTGAAGAGCTGCCTTTTTATGACAATCTAATTTACAACCCAAAAAGCGGTACCATACAAACCATCGCTTACTTGGATAAGGACATTATGAATACTGCAGTGCGGAATGAATTCATCTTAAATGATCTTGCCGAGCTTGTAAAAAACTTTGAAGAGGAAACCAATCTCGATGTACGAGTATCCGGCATGCCCTATATACGTACATGGAACACAAAGTCCATTGTAGACGAAATTGGAATTTTTATAGGAGCCGCATTATTAGTCACCTCTATTATTTTCTTTTTCTTCTTTAGAAGCTTTAGGGCCACATTAATATCCATGTGTGTTGTAATTATTGGAGTCATGTGGGCCTTTGGTATTCTGGGCCTTTTTAAATATGAAATCACCATCCTAACCGCTCTAATTCCTCCATTGATCATTGTAATAGGAATACCCAATTGTATATTCCTGATCAATAAATATCAGCAAGAAGTTAAAAAACATGGCAACCAGGCATTGTCGTTGCAAAGAGTAATTTCCAAAATAGGGAATGCCACACTCATGACCAACATCACCACTGCTTCGGGCTTTGCAACGTTTATTATTTTGGATAGTGATTTGCTCAAAGAATTTGGTATCGTGGCATCCATTAACATCATTGGAATTTTCATTTTATCCTTGTTGATTATTCCGATTCTCTACAGCTTTATGCCACTTCCTAAAAACAAGCATCTAAAACATCTGAACAAAAAATGGATTGACTTTTTTGTTGATTGGATGGAAAGGATGGTTAGGCACCACAGAATAGGAGTTTATATCACTTCCGTGATTGTCCTTATTTTAAGTATCATCGGAATTTATCAAATAGAAATTACAGGAAGTAGGATTGAAGATCTACCTAAAGACACTCATTATTTTAAGGACATACGATTCTTTGAAGAAGAGTTTGATGGAATTATGCCAATGGAAATTGTGGTAGATACCAAACGAAAAAATGGAGCTATTAAACCCGCTACCTTAAAAAGGATCGATCAATTGGGAACAGTCATTGAAGAGACCCCTGAGCTTTCCAAGCCTATTTCATTGGTCAATTTGGTCAAGTATTCCAAACAAGCCTTTTATAATGGAATTCCAAAATATTACCAATTACCCACCTCTCAAGAAAACACATTCATTATGGATGTGGCAAGAAAATCATCCAATGATGGCAATCTTCTGGAAAGTTTTGTAGACAGTACAGGCCAAACTGCTCGAGTCACCACTTTTATGCGTGATGTAAAAATAGACCGCATGGAGGAAATTGAGCAGGACATGTTACAATCCATAGCCAAGTTTTTTCCAAAAGAACGATACAATGTCTTTATGACCGGTAAAGCATTGTTGTTTTTAAAAGGCACCAAATATCTAGTAAAAAACCTCTTGCTTTCATTGGCATTGGCCATAGGGTTGATTTCCCTATTCATGGCTTATTTATTTCGTTCCTTTAGAATGATCATAATTTCTTTGGTTCCCAACCTTCTCCCATTAGTTATTACCGCAGGATTAATGGGGTACCTTGGAGTTCCTATAAAACCGTCCACCATTCTTGTATTTAGTATTGCCTTTGGAATTTCTGTGGATGATACAATTCACTTTTTAGCAAAGTACCGGCAAGAATTGGCTGCTAATCGCTGGCAAATAAAGAAATCCGTGTATGCTGCATTGCGAGAAACTGGTGTTAGCATGTTCTACACGTCCATTGTACTGTTCTTTGGGTTCTCTGTATTCATCATTTCCAGTTTTGGTGGCACCAAGGCTTTGGGAGGGTTAGTATCTGCTACATTACTCTTTGCAATGCTTGCCAATCTTATTTTACTTCCGTCACTATTACTTTCGTTGGAAAGAAGTATTGCCAACAAGGAAGTATTAAAAAAACCACAGATAGATATCTTACCAAAAGACGAGGTCAACCTCAAAGACAAATAG
- a CDS encoding porin family protein has product MLVGTTKYFNCVAFLLFSIFGSAQSGFNNTSNKSSEYFEDQFYIGLGYNFLLEKPSDVVQRSLSYNLQTGFIKDIPFNQRRNFGIGIGLGYATNSYYSNIVASEVGNNIVYRVSDTSDFERNKLETHAIEIPLELRWRTSTADEYKFWRIYAGAKLGYVFSGSSRMVSDTNTMRFSNDDIQSFQYGLQLNFGYNTWNVQAYYSLNPLLEDGTALETGEAIDIRVLRIGIIFYIL; this is encoded by the coding sequence ATGTTAGTTGGGACAACAAAATATTTTAACTGTGTTGCTTTTTTATTGTTTTCAATTTTTGGAAGCGCACAATCTGGTTTCAATAATACATCTAATAAGTCGTCTGAATATTTTGAAGATCAATTTTACATTGGTTTGGGATATAACTTTCTATTGGAAAAACCGTCCGATGTAGTTCAGAGAAGTCTATCATATAACCTGCAAACAGGTTTTATAAAGGACATTCCATTTAATCAACGAAGGAATTTTGGTATTGGAATAGGTTTGGGCTATGCCACAAATTCATACTACAGTAATATAGTGGCTAGTGAAGTTGGCAATAACATAGTTTATAGAGTCTCGGATACTTCAGATTTTGAAAGAAACAAGTTGGAAACCCATGCTATTGAGATTCCGTTAGAATTAAGATGGCGGACATCAACAGCTGATGAATATAAATTTTGGAGAATCTATGCAGGAGCTAAATTAGGGTACGTTTTTTCTGGTAGCTCTAGGATGGTAAGCGATACGAATACAATGCGCTTTTCCAATGATGATATTCAGAGCTTTCAATATGGACTACAATTAAACTTTGGATATAACACCTGGAATGTTCAAGCCTACTATAGTCTAAATCCATTGTTGGAAGATGGAACTGCACTTGAGACCGGGGAGGCTATTGATATTCGTGTACTTAGAATAGGTATAATTTTCTACATCCTATAG
- the frr gene encoding ribosome recycling factor codes for MNEEVTFVIDSAKESMDGSISHLEKALVKIRAGKASPVMLSTVMIEYYGSVTPLSQVSNINTPDARTISVQPWEKSILQDIETAITNSNLGFNPMNNGEMIIINVPPLTEERRVQLVKQAKAEAEDAKVSIRSARQEANKEIKALDISEDLQKNAEVDIQELTDTYSENVDAILAVKETEIMKV; via the coding sequence ATGAACGAAGAAGTAACTTTTGTAATTGATAGTGCCAAAGAAAGTATGGATGGCAGTATTTCCCATTTGGAAAAAGCTTTGGTAAAGATTCGTGCGGGCAAAGCAAGCCCTGTAATGCTATCTACTGTAATGATAGAATATTATGGTTCTGTTACTCCTCTTTCCCAAGTATCAAATATCAACACTCCAGATGCAAGAACCATTTCTGTTCAACCATGGGAAAAAAGTATTCTTCAAGACATAGAGACAGCCATTACAAATTCAAACTTGGGCTTTAACCCCATGAACAATGGTGAAATGATTATTATAAATGTTCCTCCTTTAACAGAAGAGCGCAGGGTGCAATTGGTAAAACAAGCCAAAGCTGAAGCCGAAGATGCAAAAGTTAGTATTAGAAGTGCAAGACAAGAAGCTAACAAAGAGATTAAGGCTCTAGATATCTCTGAAGATTTACAGAAGAATGCCGAAGTTGATATACAGGAACTTACGGATACTTACAGCGAAAATGTTGATGCCATTCTTGCGGTTAAGGAAACAGAAATAATGAAAGTATAA
- a CDS encoding MotA/TolQ/ExbB proton channel family protein, giving the protein MKKISSTLAVAGMFILGTTTASAAMLQEEAAAQASKGFTQVLKEQFIQGGPAFMGIVLLCLILGLAVAIERIIYLNLASTNSAKLKQQVEDALASGGIEAAKEICRNTKGPVASIFYQGLDRAGEGLESAEKAVVAYGGVQMGQLEKNVSWLSLFIAIAPMLGFMGTVIGMIAAFQKIAAVGNLSASLIAGDIQVALLTTVFGLITAIILQIFYNYIIAKIDSIVNDMEDSSISLIDMLAAHKK; this is encoded by the coding sequence ATGAAAAAAATATCCTCTACTCTGGCTGTAGCCGGAATGTTTATTTTGGGAACTACGACTGCATCTGCAGCTATGTTACAAGAAGAAGCTGCGGCTCAGGCTAGCAAAGGTTTCACTCAAGTATTGAAAGAACAGTTTATTCAAGGGGGGCCTGCCTTCATGGGAATTGTACTGTTATGTTTGATTTTGGGATTAGCAGTTGCGATTGAAAGAATTATTTATTTGAATTTGGCCAGTACCAACTCGGCTAAGCTTAAACAACAAGTGGAAGATGCATTGGCTTCTGGCGGCATAGAAGCTGCAAAAGAAATATGCAGAAACACAAAAGGTCCTGTTGCTTCTATCTTCTACCAAGGATTGGATAGAGCTGGAGAAGGATTGGAATCTGCTGAAAAAGCTGTTGTTGCTTATGGTGGAGTTCAAATGGGACAATTAGAGAAAAACGTTTCTTGGTTGTCTTTATTTATTGCTATTGCACCAATGCTTGGATTTATGGGTACGGTAATCGGTATGATTGCTGCCTTCCAGAAAATTGCTGCAGTAGGTAACTTGAGTGCATCTCTAATTGCAGGAGATATTCAAGTAGCGTTATTGACAACGGTATTTGGTTTGATCACTGCGATTATTCTTCAAATTTTCTATAACTATATTATTGCAAAAATCGATAGTATCGTAAACGACATGGAAGACTCCTCTATATCTTTAATAGATATGTTGGCAGCACACAAAAAGTAA
- a CDS encoding biopolymer transporter ExbD: protein MSKFAKKKDGDLPAVSTASLPDIVFMLLFFFMTVTTMKDSSLMVENTLPNATEIKKLEKKDRVIYIYVGKPTREYQKVFGTEPKIQLNDKYANVDEVGSYILAERAKKPQEIQNVLTTALKVDKEANMGLIADIKQQLREVNALKVNYTTYEGNAFNNLQ from the coding sequence ATGTCAAAGTTTGCAAAAAAGAAAGATGGTGATTTGCCAGCGGTTTCAACTGCTTCATTACCAGATATCGTATTTATGCTACTGTTCTTTTTTATGACGGTTACTACGATGAAAGATAGTTCTTTGATGGTTGAAAATACGCTTCCTAATGCAACGGAAATTAAGAAATTGGAGAAGAAGGACAGGGTAATTTATATCTATGTGGGTAAGCCTACAAGAGAATATCAAAAGGTTTTTGGAACTGAGCCAAAAATTCAATTGAACGATAAATATGCCAATGTGGATGAAGTAGGTTCTTATATTCTTGCAGAGCGCGCTAAGAAACCTCAAGAAATACAAAATGTATTAACTACCGCTTTAAAGGTTGATAAAGAAGCCAATATGGGTCTTATCGCTGATATTAAGCAACAATTAAGAGAAGTAAACGCCTTAAAAGTCAACTATACGACTTATGAAGGAAATGCTTTTAATAATTTACAGTAA
- a CDS encoding biopolymer transporter ExbD — protein sequence MPRRKGAPEVNAGSMADIAFLLLIFFLVTTTIETDAGLDRMLPPMDPPDDIDVVIKQKNIFTVNINRNGQLLVEDDLMDLKNLRAAAVAFLENGGDGSCNYCKGRKDLASSDNPEKAIISLKNDRETKYATYITVQNELVGAYNDLRNREAQRLYGDDFTSMEAEYLNPETPKSVRDDLKDKVKRIQEMFPQKLSEAETSTN from the coding sequence ATGCCTAGAAGAAAAGGAGCACCAGAAGTGAATGCCGGTTCTATGGCAGACATAGCTTTCTTATTACTTATCTTTTTCTTGGTTACTACAACCATTGAGACGGATGCAGGATTAGATCGTATGTTGCCTCCAATGGATCCGCCAGATGATATTGATGTGGTTATTAAGCAGAAAAATATTTTTACTGTTAACATCAATAGAAATGGTCAATTATTGGTAGAAGATGATTTAATGGATTTAAAAAATCTTAGAGCTGCTGCTGTTGCTTTTTTGGAAAATGGCGGTGATGGATCATGTAACTATTGCAAAGGTAGAAAGGATTTAGCTTCATCAGATAATCCGGAAAAAGCGATTATTTCCCTAAAGAATGATAGGGAAACTAAGTATGCTACCTATATTACTGTACAGAATGAGTTGGTTGGCGCATATAATGATTTGCGTAACCGTGAGGCTCAACGTTTGTATGGTGATGATTTCACGAGTATGGAGGCAGAATATCTGAATCCAGAAACACCTAAATCCGTACGTGATGATCTTAAGGACAAAGTAAAGCGCATTCAAGAAATGTTTCCTCAGAAACTTTCCGAAGCGGAAACATCAACTAACTAA